ATATTTGGACAAGATGAAATGTGCAATAGTTGACCTGATTTGGAAGTGGCATTTCGATTTGGAAATGGTTTCATAGTTAAATCATTGTGTGGAGTTAAAGGCCATGAGGGTTAAAAAGTGTATCAAGCTGAAATAATACAAATACTTTAATATTAATGAAAAGACAGATGAAAAAAAGCACTCtaccaggaaagaaaactttCATGTTCTCTGATTTAGTTTCTAGTCTCTTGATTGAGTCTCAGGGCTTGAAAACTTGGTGAATTAGGTTAACAAAAAGGTAGCTCTTGGTTAAAATTAGCATCTTGAAGATGCCACTATTAACCTATGTATTTAGAAATTGTTAAAAAGGTGTTACATGATTTGGCTAAATTTATCATCTGCATTGTGCTTAGTATGTAGAAATAAAGTTTCTTGTATTAAATGCAGCAGCagtatatttttgttgttatggtAGCAATAATTTCAGGATTCTAGGCACCACCAGAGGACGATGCTATATAAAACTGTTCCCATTTCTAACCCCAATCAGTATATTGTTAGCTagtttaaagtttcatttttgcATCTGTGAAGTCTTTGTCATGTCAAATTAGATGTGCAAGGGATAAATCTTAAGAGGTGCTCTTTCCAAGTCGACATGATAATTGGCTCTTTTATTAGTAATCTCTCAAGAGTTCGTTTAACTCCTATTGTCTCTATTAGCCTCCCCAGAGCTATTAATGTCACAAGTGATCTATCCAAAACCTAGAGCCCCTCACCTCCCCATACGACTAGAATATCcccattcaaaacaaaacaaaacaagaacgcTGTGATGAGGCTGTGTGCATATTATTATTGTATGTCTCCATGTGGAATTTTAAGATACAAATGCATTGTACTTAAATGGTGGCGGATGCATCTGAATTACATTGGTGTTAAGAAATGGACCCCTCGTTTTGCTGGTCTTGAATTTGTTTTCTAACAATGGTAGGTCCAACAATGAAGAGCTTATGGTTTTAACTGATTGTATATCCTACCCCCCACCCCTTCGAAGGGGCTTAGGCAGACAGGGTTCATTTAGTATTTGCTCAACAAAAGGATGCATTCCTAGTGTTCAACTGTAGGCCTATTCTTGAGTTCCGTTCAAAACTGGGCTTGGAATGATCTCCAAAACTCGAGTGTCTTTTAAAATGGAACATAAGGGTCTATCGATAAAAGGACATTCGTGTAGTGTGTGACAACAGAATCCACCACTTGCCAGCTAATGCTCATTTACCGGCAGCGGGAGCCATCGAAACTATCCGCTGGTTTTAACAGCAATTTCTTGCCGCACTGAGCCCTTCGTCTGCAAAACCCTGGCTACACCAACCCTGCCCTAGGTTTGCACAGGAAACCCACCCGCTGTGTCCCCAAACACGATCTCCTGCACCTCGCCGGAGCCCTCCGCGAGCCCAGGGGGTAGCGACAGCACCAGCCGTCTCTAGACAGCTTGCGGCCAGGGTGATGGCAGGAAGCCGCTGCGGGATTCCAGAGCTGAGCAGCGCGCGGTCGGCCCGCCCCCCAACACGCGCCCGCGTCTGTCTCCGCAGGCCCTGTGTCCCTGTCCAAGTCCAACAGCAACGCCGTCTCCGCCATCCCTATCAACAAGGACAACCTCTTCGGTGGCGTGGTGAACCCCAACGAAGTCTTCTGTTCAGTTCCGGGTCGCCTGTCGCTCCTCAGCTCCACCTCGAAGTACAAGGTCACGGTGGCGGAAGTACAGCGGCGCCTCTCACCGCCCGAGTGTCTCAACGCGTCGCTGTTGGGCGGAGTCCTGCGGAGGTGAGGCTCGGCCCCgcccaccccgccccgccccgcccaccCCGCGGACGCGGCCCCAGTGCGCCTGCGCCGGGGCGGTAGCGGTCCCGCACGCCGGCAGGGAAAGGGGcggagaggagagaggatggagCCTGGTGGGCGGGGCCGGAGGCGGGGGTGAGGCGGCGCGCCTGCGCACTCCGGGGACTTGGCTTTCTCCAGCACGCACGCGCAGCTCTCGCTGCTGCGGGCTCAGTCCCGGCCTTGGCAGCCATGGGGCGCCGTGCAGCTGCCTTTTCCCTGGTTGCGCACAGGTTACAAGCTCAGGAAAACTTCTGGGCTTCTTGCTTTGCATTGCCATACTGGAAGGTCTCTGATGGGAACCGGCCGCCCTTGAGTCGAGGCTGGTTTTCAAGTAAAGCAAGAGAATGACGTCCGCTTGCTGCATGCCTCCCCATCCCTGGTTGCTGGCACCTCCCTCCAGAAGGCACCCCCTACTCCCAACCCGAGGCACTAGCTTTTGACGATTCTGATTTACTGTGAAGTGTGACAGGCAGTGTGCAGGGCACGTTTCCAGTTTCCGTTCATTATATGTAGTCGCTCTCAGGGACTGCATCCGTTATCACAGGATTCTCACCTCTCTGAGGTGAAGTGGGCCCTTTAGTAGAGAAGATTTGACAAGGGCCAGGGAGACAGAGGGTGTCTTTCCTCAGAGCCAGCTGTGTGTCCTTCTGTCTTAGGATTCTATCCATTGGTGTGAGTTGTAGGCCTAGTGTGAGTTTTGGCCAAATAGTATGTCTCTTACTCTCCTCTCCGTAGAAGACCCGTAATTCACTGTCTAACTTTCTTCCTGAGTCTTAATGACCCGGAGTTGGTCCTTGGTGGGTACAGCCCACCTACATCCTCTAAGAGGGTTTTGCAGAGTTACTACCAGCGACTCTCACCATCGTTCAGTCACTTGGTTTTTCCTTAGTTCCTTTACTGCCACGGATCTTTCTCGGCCCCTGctttttcctccccttcccccacaccAGTATCCGAGACTGCTTACCTAAGGGAGTATAATCTAATCCACACAATTAAAGAACCACTTGAGTAGGGAATAAAAtctgaaattaattaatttgctGTTTTATTTAAACAATTTATCTTAACCACTTTCTGATTATGGGAGTCTATTTAGACATCTATTTAGAAGTCCCTCCATCGTCTCTGAAATCAGGGAAGAATTTGAAGGCTGGTATCAGCCATTATCCTTTTGACATTTCCAGTTCTGCTCCTGACGTGGCATGTAAACAGTTGTCGAGATGCATTTCCCATTGGGACCAAAGCCAGAGCAGGAAATGTGAGCGTGATGATAACTTCGGTTACTGGGAGCAACCTACCAGCAGATCTTGTGAAGACAATTTAAAGACCCCACTGGGGTTTGTGTTATTGTAGCAACAGGGAAAATACACAGTCATCAGCTGACCTCAAGAATACCTCCAACTCTAGAGTTCAgaactgtgcgtgtgtgtgtgtgtgtgtgtgtgtgtgtgtgtgtgtgtgtgtgtgtcttcagggaACTGAAAAAACAAGAAGCTTCCAACCTGCTACAATAGTCTCACCAATAACTGAATACAGTGGGTGCTTTACAGTTGAACAAGCCTTTATCTCCTATGACCTTTCTGTACGGTTCCTTAGGTTCTCCTCTCCTGCTTCTTGGTTTTTAAGAACACATTTTAGAAAGTGCTCAAAATGACTTCAGAGCAAGTCAATATTTTCTAAATCCCTGTCTTCCCGTGTTTATGAAACAGAGCGAAGTCTAAGAATGGAGGAAGATCTTTAAGAGAAAAACTGGACAAAATAGGATTAAATCTGCCAGCAGGGAGACGCAAAGCTGCCAATGTCACCCTGCTTACATCACTAGTGGAAGGTAAGCAATCCACTTGCTAACTAGAAAGGAGCTGTTGTCTGGGGAAATGAATAATATTTAGTGGCCAGATGTTTGAGTGAATCTTGTGCACTTCGGTGGTTTCACCTTTCCATGGATTATAACTGTAACTGGAATGAACAGAATTCTGAGATGTcaaggaaaaacaagaaacaaaacaaaataaaacaaacaaaaagcaacccAGAGCCTATTTAGATACACTCATGCCTATGTTCTTCTTCCACTCTCCCACAAAATTCCCTTGTCCTCAACACAAATTGGACCTAAACAATGCACAAATTTAAGAGCTGCACATTCcccaagttcctgtctcctctaaAGAACTCAGCAGTAAATCACTTAAGTTATTCTGacatctgcatttgagaaatgcgTGACCATTACTTCCTGAATTAATGTGAGAATCTTTGACCTGCATCCTGATTTAAGACCGTCCTGGAAGCTCGGGGTTAAAAGCCATTGCAGGCTGATGTTTTCCAAACATCTCCTTCCTTacttcttgcttctctgtgttgATTTTCTCCAGAATGGGAAGAAAGGGAGCAATGTTAGAATTTGGATTGTTggatacagagagagaaaaagcagtGGATACATTGTAAAAGAGTTTCTTAAGGCAGGTTTTAGCACACACACCCTTCCAAATTTCTTAAGACAAAATGGCATTCCTGTCTAGTTATACAAAAACTGGCACCAGAATCCACTCACATTCCTGCCTCCTAGGTTCCTAACTTTCTGATACTCAGTTGGTGTAAGGTTGGGATTAAGGGTTGGGGTGAATACATAGCTTTCTTGTGCATTTCTTTGTGGCCTATTATATCTCATGTTAGTAGGAAAATAGAAAGATAGTGATTTATTCCCAGGCAGATTTAAAACTAGCATTCATATTTCAATGAGGCATGTTTATCTTATTTGCATAGTGTGTTCGGGAAGATATTGCCTGCCATTGGCTCCAAGTTTTTTGGAACTTTCTAGAAAACATCTGAAACAAATGTTTTTGAGGAGGAATTCTATGATTTCCATGTGTTAAATGGTGTTGAAGATGATGATAATGTAACTTTTCAAAAACAAGCCATTGTTCAGGGACAACAATTCAAATACAGCAACACTATATGAAAATAATGGTAGCATGTAGAAAATCCGCTTCTCATATCCTACCCCCCAAATTCTCTGTCCTGAAGGTGGTGGTGGCCGCTGAGGATGGAGCGTGAGAGTCGGTCTGGGTCTGGGGGTTGAGAGCTGCCGTGGAGAGGCAGTTTCTGGAGAACTGTTATTGTTTGTGATCCGCTCCATTTTATGGAAACAAGCTCCGCGAGAGGGCTTTGATGCTCTAATTGGCGCATGCGTTCTTCCGGAGCTGGAGCTAATGGCAGGAAGCCCTGCAGTAAAAACCAACTGGTTCAGGAAATTAAAACCAAAGATTCGAAAATCAACAACACAGACAGACTCAGTGGAGTGGCCCTCAAATCCTCCCGGTTAATCGGCTTGGATGAACAGATAATTATACGTGATCAAGTTAAAATGTAAACTCTCATTTGTTTCCTTGCTGAAAAGCTCAAGGAGTAATTATGAAACATCATTGATGAATGTGTTGATAGGTGTGAGGTTGGAACAGCGGAGCCATTTTCAAACAGAAGTTGGGGAAACCTCAGTCGGGGATGGGTAGGGGGTGATGGGTGGGCTTAACATTTTCAAACCATTTTGGCCTTGTAAGCCAACTTGGCACTTCTGCTCATGAGTACGGTCTCCTGGTCTCAAAGAGAAGAAATGTCTAACGTAAGAAAACAAGGGGTTTCTGTTCCTTCCAGCTTTTagtaaagaaaaggaagggagttGGGTGTGGAGAGGAAACTTTGATCCCAATTTCTTCGTTCTCTGGccctcacttccctcctcctacctcttGCCAGGAGAAGCCGTCCACCTAGCCAGGGACTTTGGGTACGTGTGCGAAACTGAATTTCCTGCCAAAGCAGTAGCGGAATTTCTCAACCGACAACATTCCGATCCCAATGAGCAAGTGACAAGAAAAAACATGCTCCTGGCTACAAAGTAAGGCATTTACCTCTGCGGGGTCTAGGCTGTTCGctgtcaaaagaaacaaaactggtctcgtgttttcttctcttttccattcTTACTGAGCAGCTTTGCTGTGAATTCTGAAGTGGGGCACAAACGTAAATTAGCACAGTCTGTATCAAAGAGGAAACAGAGTGGGGTTGTCGGGGTGTTTCCTGTGTTCTCCCGCACttcagtctctttctttcttatttgctAACTTTTAAAGTAATGGGAATGTGTGTGGGACCCAGCAAGGATTTCACTGAAAGAGTCTGTGTTTGTGACAGTGTTGTTTCCTACAAACCAGACTCAAGTCCTCAGAGGTACCAACCAGGCTTGCCTAGGCCCACATTTTCTCTCTTATCGGTATGTTCTCCAAGGGCAAAGATTAAGCTGGGACCTGCAAAATGTGCCATCCAGAATCTGCCCTACTTTTACCTCTAATCCTGgattccatttctctctctctctctctctttctctctctctctctctctctctctctctctctctctctctctctctctcacacacacacacacacacacacacacacacacacacacagatagatgaGTCACAGTCATACTCTAAACTTTAGCCCACAGGCAAGCTGTCAAATAGGTTTCAAGATGGCCCAAGTTTATGTTCCCGAAGGTGCCTGGGCTGAATAGACTTCTCCagattgaaaagaaaatgactgttTTGATATGTTTTCTGGAAATTTAAAAGGCTTGTTTAGAAGTCCTTAATTATCAAAAGCGGGTGTCACTGGAGGGCACTGTAGCAGAGAATCGAGAGGCTGAGGCCTTGGATGCTTCCTTGCCCTTTCACCCCCAGGCTGTAGCCATCTCAGGAAGGCCCTGCTAGAGCTGACCAGACAGGCTTCCTTGCCgaggatttctttctctgtggctctCCACATTTTTCTTTGAAGACAGTCCATCACTGACCCCAGAGCTCACCATTTGGACTAGACTGGCTGCCCAGCAAACCACTGGGACACCCCTGTCATCCAGGAGTTGAAGATATAAGCCTTCAAGCTGGGCTTTTACACGAGTTCCGGGGATCCGAACTCAGCTCCTTATTTATCTGTGTGGTCTAGCCCTTTATCCAGTGAGCTCTCTCCCTGGccctgctggtttttttttttttttttttttttttgtttttaaagctaaGTTTTCCTTTTTGTCGAAATTCAAACCTCATTTGGTTTGTAGAAGATGAATGAGAGGAGACTCCATTCCACCAAATGTCACTGTGGTTCCTctgggtgtgtggggtggggtggggtggggggactgtgacgatattttgaaaagcaaaactGTTGGTTCTACAATACTGAAGAGGGACACTTGTGTTTCTCCCTTCCGGTGTAACTTTTCTTTGTCCACATCCAGCCAGTAAAATGCTTTCCTACGTTCAGGGTGCTTGCTCTGAGTGAGAAGGATGTAGGCAGAAGTTTGTTgtgcctggggggtgggggatggggagagaagaggaagtctTTTGGAGGTAGGAAGGCTATTCATGGGAGAGATAGTTTAGCAGCGGCAGGCTCCATCCTTCTGAGGGGCCTGGTCTTGGATcctgaggggggtgggggtgggggctaggTGGCAGAGGTGACTGTCCCCAAGGCCCGCTGGGAGcttcacctctctctctgttccccccgCTGCAGACAGATCTGCAAAGAGTTCACTGACCTGCTGGCTCAGGACCGATCTCCCCTGGGGAACTCGCGGCCCAACCCTATCCTGGAGCCCGGCATCCAGAGTTGTTTGACCCACTTCAACCTCATCTCCCATGGCTTCGGCAGCCCGGCGGTGTGTGCCGCGGTCACCGCCCTGCAGAACTATCTCACCGAGGCCCTCAAGGCCATGGACAAAATGTACCTCAGCAACAACCCCAACAGCCACACGGACAACAGCGCCAAAAGCAGtgacaaagaagagaaacacagaaagtgaGGCTCTGCTCCCGCcccgcgcccgcccgcccggctCACCGGCCCGCGCCCCCCCACTCGCCCTCCCCCGCCCGGCAGGTGACAGCTCCGGGACCAGCCACTCCTACTGCTGCTGCTACGCCGCGCCGCCGCCACTGCCGCGCCGCCCCTAGTCCCCGGAGTCCTCGGGactgctctctcctctctcgACTGCCAGGGAGGCAGGCAGCCGCTGTCTGCTCAGcgccctgcctcaacttccccatcAGCACCAACACCCCCTTCTCTACCCTCGTCTGGAGCCTAAGAGAACAGAACAGGTCGTGAAGCCAGCAAAGAGAAGTTCTGTCGCGTTTgtgaacctctttttttttttttttaaatcaaatcaaCAACAaacattaaaactttttttttctaaaaaaaaaaagaacgttaaaaaattttaaaaagtatacgaGCTTCATGGGACTAACTCATCGCCTTCCCTTGCATACTTCAGATTGTagccatactttaaaaaaaaaaaaaggcaaagaggATAATGACATTTTTATCAGTATTGTGAATAAACTTGAACACAAATACAGAAGTTCTATGTCCTGTCTTCAGTTGTAGGAGTTGTCTCTGCAAGGTGCCCACTTGAACTTCCTCTGATGACACAATCCACTTCTATAAGGGAATCAGTGTTCGCGtctctgtatatatttatttatgtgtaatttAATGGGATTTGTAAATATGGTGAGTCtgttttaaacctttttttttttttatttatctggtgATCTCGTTTACCTCCTGTTTAGTGGGTTTTGGGTCCTCCCTATTAGTTCCTCATGTGGTTTTACTTACTTAGAAATCCAGGGTTTGGGTGATCCCCCTCCCCTTCTGGAATTCATGAATTTAGCCCCTTGGTAGCATGTTAATGATGACATTGAAACAGCTgaacaaaactttttttaaagtaaaataaaattttatatataattagtaTTACATTTAGCTTTTCATTGAACTCAAAGGAGAACCGAGTGACATTGGGAcactggaaagattttttttttttttttaatggagcgGTTTGATAACCCTCCCATGGTATCAtggggagaaaaataaagtttatttgagTTCACTGTCCTCCCTAAAAGCGTCCTCTGAGCAATAAACGAATATTGTCTTTAAACCAAGGGTTAGGGatttctctgtgctctctctccctccctctctctttttgttcACCTTCAAGCATTGGGGACACCTGGTATTCTGTGTCTTCACTGGCCACATTGGAAGCACTTCTAGATGTACTGTGTTGGGCCGCACTGGCAGCAGTTTCCATGCCTGTCAATGTATCATAGTCCTTTGTTGcccagataaataaatatttgatacgCTTTCTGtcgattttttttattcagtggCTGTCTTTACCCAGGCGTATTTTTGTTCTTGGCAGTATTTTTTATTCAGTATGGTTACAGTAATTGAGTTTAACTCTCCCTTGGCAATTGCTCTTTGCAATAAGCAGCTGAACCCATTGTTTCCCTCAAGTATAATAAAAACTTACTTTC
This sequence is a window from Peromyscus eremicus chromosome 5, PerEre_H2_v1, whole genome shotgun sequence. Protein-coding genes within it:
- the Tfap2a gene encoding transcription factor AP-2-alpha; the encoded protein is MKMLWKLTDNIKYEDCEDRHDGTSNGTARLPQLGTVGQSPYTSAPPLSHTPNADFQPPYFPPPYQPIYPQSQDPYSHVNDPYSLNPLHGQPQPQHPGWPGQRQSQESGLLHTHRGLPHQLSGLDPRRDYRRHEDLLHGPHGLGSGLGDLPIHSLPHAIEDVPHVEDPGINIPDQTVIKKGPVSLSKSNSNAVSAIPINKDNLFGGVVNPNEVFCSVPGRLSLLSSTSKYKVTVAEVQRRLSPPECLNASLLGGVLRRAKSKNGGRSLREKLDKIGLNLPAGRRKAANVTLLTSLVEGEAVHLARDFGYVCETEFPAKAVAEFLNRQHSDPNEQVTRKNMLLATKQICKEFTDLLAQDRSPLGNSRPNPILEPGIQSCLTHFNLISHGFGSPAVCAAVTALQNYLTEALKAMDKMYLSNNPNSHTDNSAKSSDKEEKHRK